AAAAACAAATTGCGCCTGGCGGTGATCGAAGGGGATATTTATACCAGTAAGGATGCTGAGCGCATTGAGGCGCACGGAATCCCAGTGGTACAAATCAATACCGAAGGAGCCTGTCACTTGGATGCCAGAATGGTAGCAAGAGTCTTACCCCGATTTGATTTAAACAATCTTGATCTGCTGATTATAGAAAATGTAGGCAATCTGGTCTGCCCGGTGGAATTTCAGCTGGGGGAAGATGCAAAAGTGGCTGTGCTGAGTGTAATTGAAGGGGATGATAAGCCTCTCAAATACCCATTGATTTTCCGGGAATCGGAAGCGGTTGTTGTCAACAAAATCGATCTCTTGCCTTTTTGTAATTGCAATATGGAGAGCCTTACAAGAGATATACTATCCATCAATCCAGATATTAAAATCTTTCCGGTTAGCTGCCGGACCGGGGAAGGTTTGCAGGAGTGGATTGATTGGCTATTCAGAAGGACAGGTGCCTGATCGAAGGGCGCCTGTCCTTCTGTTATAGAAAAGAAGAGACAAATAAAAAATTTTGTTGACAGTTTTAACTCAGAAATTATATAATAAAGCTGCCAGTAGAAAGGTTATATACAACAGTTACAATGTTGTAACGAAGGGGGCAGGACAGCAGGACGGCGACGAGGTTGGCCTTATTCTGCAGGTTTGCTCCTGTTTTTCTTTTCAGGAGAAAACAGGGCAGTCTAAGGTCGGGTAAAAAAAACAAAAGGGGGAAAAAGAATGCTGAAGAAAAAGGCAAGTGCTGTGTTGGCTGGTTTGTTGGCATTGTCCCTGGTAGCCACCGGTTGCGGCAGTAACAGTGGCGGCGGGGAGAAAAAGGAAGGCGGCTCTGGTTCTGCTGATAATGTCATTAAAATCGGCGGTAACTTCGAAACCACAGGTGGTGTAGCTACCTTTGGTCAGGCTGCTGTCAATGGTATTAAGCTGGCTTTCAAAAAGAAGAATGAAGCTGGCGGTGTTCTGGGCGGTAAGAAGTTAGAACTGGTGGTTGCGGATAACAAATCCGAACCTGCCGAGTCTGCCAATGCCACTACCAAACTGATCAACCAGGACAAGGTTGTGGCCATTCTAGGTGCTACTACTTCCAGTAACACCCTGGCAGCAGTGCCGGTGGTAACTGCTTCTCAAGTTCCGCTGTTGTCTACTTCGGCTACTAACCCTAAGGTAACGGTAAACGAGAACGGCCAGGTTAATGAATGGGTTTTCCGGGCCTGCTTCATCGACCCCTTCCAGGGTACAGTGATGGCTAACTTCGCTACCAAGGACTTAGGTGCTAAGACTGCTGCCATCATGATCGATACCAGCTCTGACTACAGTAAAGGTTTGGCTTCTTTCTTCAAAGAAGCCTTTACCAAAAATGGTGGCACCATTGTAGCTGAAGAAGGCTATGTCCAGAAGGACACCGACTTTAAAGCTGTTCTGACTAAAATCAAGGGCAAAAACCCTGATGTAATTTATGTACCCGGTTACTACGAAGAAGTAGGTAAGATTATAAAGCAAGGCCGGGAGCTGGGCATTACTGTTCCTTTCATGGGCGGCGATGGCTGGGATAGCCCCAAACTGGTGGATATCGCTGGCGCTGAAGCGTTAAATGGCACTTACTTCTCCAACCACTATGCTGCTACTGACCCCGATCCGGAAGTTCAGAAGTTTGTGGAAGAGTATAAGAAAGAGTACGGTCAGGTTCCTGACTCCATGGCTGTGCTGGGTTATGATGCTGCTCTGATGCTGATTGATGCTATTGAACGGGCTGGCGCTGCCGATCCCGCCAAGATCAAAGAAGCTCTGGCTGCTACCAAGGACCTGAAGGTAGTAACCGGTACCATCACTCTGAATGAACAGCATAACCCGATTAAAGCCGCTGCTATTCTGGAAATGAAGGATGGCAAACAGGTCTTTAGAACAAAAGTTAATCCCTAAGGTAGAATAACCAGGATGAGGGGGTGTTTGCCCCCTCATCCCTATGTAAGTCAAAGGGGTGAAAATCTTGGAATTTTTACAGCAATTGATAAATGGCATTTCTCTTGGAAGTATCTATGCTTTGATCGCACTCGGTTATACCATGGTTTATGGTATTATACGTCTGATCAACTTTGCCCATGGTGATATTTACATGTTAGGCGCTTTTGCCGGCTTTTTGGCTACTACCTACTTGCATTTGCCGCTGATTCCGGCGATTTTGCTGGCTATGCTGGTTTGTGCCCTGATCGGGGTTACCATTGAAAAACTGGCTTACAAGCCCTTGCGGCATGCACCGCGGATTGCGGTCTTGATTACTGCTATCGGTGTTTCCTTCTTTATTGAATATGGCACTATGTATGTGGCTACCCCGCAGCCCCGGACTTATCCTGCCGGTTTATTGAGTGAGCATACCTATAACCTGGGCGGGCTGGTGGTCAACAACCAGCAGATCTGGATTCTGGCTATTTCCATTGTGTTGATGCTGGCCTTACAGTGGTTTGTACACAGTACAAAAACCGGAAAAGCTATGCGTGCGGTTTCCCATGATACCGAAGCAGCTGCCCTGATGGGTATTAACGTGGATAATATCATTTCCGTCACCTTCGCCATTGGTTCAGCCCTTGCTGCTGCTGCCGGGGTGCTGGTGGGAATTTACTATAACTCCATCGACCCGCTGATGGGGATTATGCCGGGCTTAAAGGCTTTCGTTTCCGCCGTTCTGGGCGGTATCGGCAGCATTCCCGGTGCGGTTATCGGTGGTTTGCTGATGGGCACTACTGAAGCCATGGTTAGCGGTTTCTTCAAGTCCACCTATCGGGACGCTGTGGCCTTCCTGATTTTGATCGTTATCTTGCTGGTCAAGCCCTCCGGTATTATGGGCAAGCACGTGCGGGAGAAAGTGTAGGTGATATAACAGATGAAGATGAACTGGACCAAAACTCTGACTACCGCCGGGATTATGACCGCTGTCTGGCTGGCTTTTACCTTCCTGTTTAACCAGGGGATTATCGGTCCCTACTGGCAGCGGATTGTGGTTACTGCATTAATTAACATTATACTGGCTGTTAGCTTAAACCTGATCAATGGTTTTACCGGTCAGTTTTCCATCGGTCATGCCGGTTTTATGGCTGTAGGTGGTTATGTTTCCGCAGTCATTACAGTTAAGCTGGCTCCTCAGTGGGCTGCCGCTGGTGTAGCTATTCCCCAGTGGCTGCTGTTTGTAATCGCTTTGCTGGCGGGTTCCCTGGCAGCGGCGCTTATCGGTTTTATCATCGGTATGCCCACCCTGCGTTTAAAAGGGGACTACCTGGCCATCGCCACGCTGGGGATGGGGGAAATCATTCGGGTTATGATTCTGAACATCCCCTATGTGGGTGGAGCTTCCGGGTTTATGGGGATTCCTCCATAC
Above is a genomic segment from Carboxydocella sporoproducens DSM 16521 containing:
- a CDS encoding ABC transporter substrate-binding protein, with product MLKKKASAVLAGLLALSLVATGCGSNSGGGEKKEGGSGSADNVIKIGGNFETTGGVATFGQAAVNGIKLAFKKKNEAGGVLGGKKLELVVADNKSEPAESANATTKLINQDKVVAILGATTSSNTLAAVPVVTASQVPLLSTSATNPKVTVNENGQVNEWVFRACFIDPFQGTVMANFATKDLGAKTAAIMIDTSSDYSKGLASFFKEAFTKNGGTIVAEEGYVQKDTDFKAVLTKIKGKNPDVIYVPGYYEEVGKIIKQGRELGITVPFMGGDGWDSPKLVDIAGAEALNGTYFSNHYAATDPDPEVQKFVEEYKKEYGQVPDSMAVLGYDAALMLIDAIERAGAADPAKIKEALAATKDLKVVTGTITLNEQHNPIKAAAILEMKDGKQVFRTKVNP
- the hypB gene encoding hydrogenase nickel incorporation protein HypB gives rise to the protein MKIEIKTDILISNDQQAELNRQNFRAAGVKVFNFMGSPGAGKTTLLERTIAELKNKLRLAVIEGDIYTSKDAERIEAHGIPVVQINTEGACHLDARMVARVLPRFDLNNLDLLIIENVGNLVCPVEFQLGEDAKVAVLSVIEGDDKPLKYPLIFRESEAVVVNKIDLLPFCNCNMESLTRDILSINPDIKIFPVSCRTGEGLQEWIDWLFRRTGA
- a CDS encoding branched-chain amino acid ABC transporter permease, which encodes MLEFLQQLINGISLGSIYALIALGYTMVYGIIRLINFAHGDIYMLGAFAGFLATTYLHLPLIPAILLAMLVCALIGVTIEKLAYKPLRHAPRIAVLITAIGVSFFIEYGTMYVATPQPRTYPAGLLSEHTYNLGGLVVNNQQIWILAISIVLMLALQWFVHSTKTGKAMRAVSHDTEAAALMGINVDNIISVTFAIGSALAAAAGVLVGIYYNSIDPLMGIMPGLKAFVSAVLGGIGSIPGAVIGGLLMGTTEAMVSGFFKSTYRDAVAFLILIVILLVKPSGIMGKHVREKV